In the Candidatus Electrothrix rattekaaiensis genome, one interval contains:
- a CDS encoding DNA internalization-related competence protein ComEC/Rec2, which produces MPGNDGSARPVHLSALFVAPLRQCLRWSERNIFLLISLSFLLGIVTAHSPSFVLANPLIIGTVLVLAGSAFFTYLKRKTSSLLSLLLILPLFFLLGNLALLYQAKQSQTSGHIATLLRERNQVTNQVTLVGVLDTMVEESVSQRDGQEVIVSRFEIKAKDILLHSNVTSCWQPTHGRVRLSMQGRADTLQPGMTLMIPAKVGPIVNSKTPGVFDYQGFLAAKDIFISGWVIGERVTVLKDKGKAGIRKTIYSFYFLPEQVRQRVTRFIRDNLPRPIAGTYQALLVGSKADVSEEIQEHFKASGTMHLLAISGLHMGLLALMVGAIISRLLKRSEQLLLRTHVPTLTLLATLPILFGYSFIAGMNTPVLRALIMTLILFTALILRRQHSLLHLLAAAALIVLTCNPLALFTASFQLSFSAVAALILFLPVILNILPSSSDIASEQKERRVGPARLFRLWQGFILPAFLVSLTATLGTLPFMLVHFHRVSLIGPVMNLLVEPFLCFWALPWGLAAIPCLFIAPQVAIILLKIGGLGIQAGHFCTALGAALPWASIWTITPTVTEILCYGVLLLLWFLSLNRENLGWIMRGVVLVGIVLLVLHFTWGLVFPGRSGRSKVAYLDVGQGTSSFLKMADGSRILIDGGGNRQSRLNIGEQVIAPYLWQQRVWQLDQAVITHPHSDHFNGMDFILAHFRPKKLFVNGDSHVEGNYQEIIDQAVRQGTEVVLPKSGSKIAEHGDAELKILGGAVQTGEQGRFSVNDASLVLRYRHGSRSFLFPADISKKKEAMLLEQGYDVSADILLAPHHGSSTSSSPAFIDAVDPGLIIVSAGKYGKKYYPTPANLAAWTERGVPVAVTRDQGTMSCATNGEEVRCLDFAGQVVYATAKASAADTAEQKD; this is translated from the coding sequence ATGCCGGGTAATGACGGTTCAGCACGGCCCGTTCATCTGTCTGCTCTCTTCGTAGCACCTCTTCGTCAATGCCTGCGCTGGAGTGAGCGAAATATCTTTCTCCTGATCAGCCTGTCCTTTCTTCTTGGTATCGTTACCGCTCATTCCCCCTCTTTTGTTCTTGCCAACCCACTTATTATAGGCACTGTTCTTGTTCTGGCTGGCAGTGCCTTTTTTACGTATCTGAAGAGGAAAACAAGCTCCCTGCTTTCCCTGCTGCTCATCTTGCCGCTCTTTTTTCTCCTCGGCAATCTTGCCCTGCTCTATCAGGCCAAACAATCACAGACTTCCGGCCATATTGCGACCTTACTCCGGGAGCGCAATCAGGTTACTAATCAGGTCACCTTGGTAGGTGTCTTGGATACTATGGTTGAGGAAAGCGTGTCTCAGCGGGACGGGCAGGAAGTTATTGTCTCCCGATTTGAGATCAAAGCTAAGGATATCCTCCTGCACAGCAACGTGACAAGCTGCTGGCAGCCGACTCACGGGCGCGTTCGCTTGTCCATGCAAGGAAGAGCGGATACGCTGCAACCGGGCATGACCCTGATGATCCCGGCCAAGGTCGGACCAATAGTAAATTCCAAAACGCCGGGAGTCTTTGATTACCAAGGCTTTCTTGCTGCCAAGGACATTTTTATCAGCGGCTGGGTAATCGGAGAACGGGTTACCGTGCTCAAGGATAAGGGAAAAGCAGGTATCAGAAAAACGATTTATTCTTTCTACTTTTTACCGGAACAGGTACGACAGCGGGTGACCCGGTTTATCAGAGACAATCTTCCCCGCCCGATAGCCGGAACCTACCAAGCCCTTCTTGTTGGCAGCAAGGCAGATGTTTCGGAGGAGATCCAGGAGCACTTTAAGGCCTCTGGCACTATGCATCTGCTGGCTATATCTGGTCTGCATATGGGTCTGCTTGCCCTCATGGTCGGGGCGATTATCAGTCGGCTGCTGAAACGCTCTGAACAATTGCTGCTCCGCACCCATGTGCCGACTCTGACCCTGCTTGCCACCCTGCCGATCCTGTTCGGGTACAGCTTTATTGCTGGAATGAATACTCCGGTTTTACGAGCTCTGATCATGACCTTAATCCTCTTTACCGCACTTATTCTGCGCAGGCAACATTCTTTGCTCCACTTGCTGGCCGCTGCGGCCCTGATCGTCCTAACTTGTAACCCGCTGGCCTTGTTTACCGCTTCTTTTCAACTTTCCTTCAGTGCCGTTGCTGCCCTGATCCTCTTTCTTCCGGTCATATTGAACATACTGCCCTCATCCTCCGACATTGCATCGGAGCAAAAGGAGAGACGAGTTGGCCCGGCCCGGCTGTTTCGCCTGTGGCAGGGCTTTATTCTTCCGGCTTTTTTGGTTTCTTTGACAGCAACCTTGGGAACCCTTCCTTTTATGCTGGTTCATTTTCATCGCGTTTCTTTGATCGGACCGGTTATGAATCTGCTGGTAGAACCCTTTCTCTGCTTTTGGGCACTTCCTTGGGGGCTGGCTGCCATTCCTTGTCTCTTTATTGCTCCGCAGGTAGCGATAATTCTCTTAAAGATCGGAGGGCTGGGTATCCAGGCCGGGCATTTCTGCACAGCTCTTGGGGCTGCTCTGCCTTGGGCCTCCATTTGGACCATTACGCCCACAGTGACTGAGATTTTATGCTACGGCGTACTGCTACTGCTCTGGTTTCTCAGCTTGAATAGAGAGAATTTGGGCTGGATAATGCGCGGTGTCGTACTCGTTGGAATAGTTCTTCTAGTACTGCATTTTACCTGGGGACTTGTTTTCCCTGGGAGGTCGGGCCGGAGCAAGGTAGCCTATCTGGATGTTGGGCAGGGGACGTCCAGTTTTCTCAAGATGGCGGACGGATCCCGGATACTGATAGACGGGGGAGGGAATCGACAAAGTAGGCTCAATATCGGCGAGCAGGTGATTGCTCCGTACTTATGGCAGCAACGGGTCTGGCAATTGGATCAGGCCGTAATCACCCATCCCCACAGTGATCATTTTAACGGCATGGATTTTATTCTGGCCCATTTTCGTCCGAAAAAACTCTTTGTCAACGGCGACTCTCATGTTGAAGGCAATTATCAGGAAATCATTGATCAGGCTGTTCGCCAAGGAACAGAGGTTGTTCTGCCTAAATCGGGCTCCAAGATAGCGGAGCATGGGGATGCGGAGCTGAAAATACTCGGAGGGGCCGTTCAAACGGGGGAGCAGGGGAGATTTTCAGTGAACGATGCCTCCTTGGTGCTGCGCTATCGGCACGGGAGCAGATCTTTTCTTTTCCCGGCTGATATCAGCAAGAAAAAGGAGGCTATGTTGCTTGAGCAAGGGTATGATGTGAGCGCGGATATCCTGCTTGCCCCTCATCACGGGAGCAGTACCTCCAGCAGTCCTGCCTTTATCGACGCTGTCGATCCTGGGTTGATTATTGTCTCTGCAGGTAAGTATGGGAAAAAATACTATCCAACTCCAGCAAACTTGGCAGCTTGGACAGAGCGAGGAGTTCCTGTGGCTGTGACCAGGGATCAGGGGACAATGAGCTGCGCAACAAACGGGGAAGAGGTACGCTGTCTGGATTTTGCTGGTCAGGTTGTTTATGCAACAGCAAAAGCTTCTGCCGCCGATACCGCCGAGCAGAAAGACTGA
- a CDS encoding 3-deoxy-D-manno-octulosonic acid transferase has translation MYNILLITVGLLLLPVLLLVILSREKYRGRTLERLGLTLGKRQHTLNALAEPVGETANRPVIWIHALSVGEVTSAVPLVKALRTDMAAAVIILTVATSSGKKTADILLRPYVQRILSSPFDLGFVVRRYIAAFQPDIFIQVETDFWPNWLSLLQKQGVPTMLVNGRISEKSFVAYQRFSFFLQPMFRSFDLLSMQTEEDCRKMTMLGVPADKVIALGNLKYDMERPAETEKKSVLSELAGQGRLVWVCGSTHPGEEEVLFATFAQLLARQDIAEDITEQLFLVLAPRDINRGQDLVDLAVSFGLEAGRRSCDEKRGRILILDTLGELALCYGQAHIAFVGGSLVQQGGHNPIEPAIHGVPVLFGPHMEDFSEIAQELLDCGGGKTVTADSLTEIMSTLLVDKEARSHMGQTAHELIRRHRGGVQRHVQAIQDLLITELGHAG, from the coding sequence ATGTATAATATATTACTCATTACCGTCGGACTTCTCCTGCTGCCCGTGCTGCTGCTTGTTATTTTAAGCCGGGAAAAATATCGTGGCCGCACTCTGGAACGCCTAGGACTGACCCTCGGGAAAAGACAACACACCCTTAATGCCCTTGCTGAGCCCGTCGGAGAAACGGCAAACAGGCCGGTTATCTGGATACACGCCCTTTCAGTGGGCGAGGTGACCTCAGCTGTCCCCCTTGTTAAAGCACTGCGGACAGACATGGCAGCGGCTGTCATCATTCTGACGGTTGCCACGTCCAGCGGCAAAAAAACTGCCGACATTTTGCTCCGTCCCTATGTGCAACGCATCCTTTCCAGTCCTTTTGACCTCGGCTTTGTTGTGCGGCGTTATATAGCAGCATTCCAGCCAGATATATTTATTCAGGTGGAGACGGATTTTTGGCCGAACTGGCTTTCTCTGTTACAGAAACAAGGTGTCCCGACCATGCTGGTCAACGGTCGTATTTCCGAGAAATCCTTTGTCGCATACCAACGTTTCTCCTTTTTTTTGCAGCCCATGTTTCGTTCATTCGATCTCCTGTCCATGCAAACAGAAGAAGATTGCCGCAAGATGACCATGCTCGGTGTACCTGCTGATAAGGTCATTGCTTTGGGAAACCTGAAATATGATATGGAACGGCCTGCTGAAACGGAAAAAAAATCCGTTCTTTCTGAGTTGGCAGGGCAAGGGAGGCTTGTGTGGGTCTGCGGTTCAACCCATCCTGGCGAGGAAGAGGTGCTTTTTGCCACATTTGCCCAATTACTCGCAAGGCAGGATATTGCGGAGGATATCACCGAACAACTCTTTCTTGTTCTGGCACCGCGTGATATTAACCGGGGACAGGATCTTGTTGACTTGGCTGTCAGCTTCGGCCTGGAAGCAGGAAGGCGCAGTTGTGACGAAAAAAGGGGACGGATACTTATCCTGGACACCCTGGGCGAGCTGGCTCTCTGTTACGGTCAGGCGCACATAGCCTTTGTCGGTGGAAGTCTTGTTCAGCAGGGGGGACATAATCCCATTGAACCGGCCATACATGGGGTGCCGGTTTTGTTCGGGCCGCATATGGAAGATTTTTCCGAAATTGCCCAGGAACTTCTTGATTGCGGTGGCGGGAAAACAGTCACCGCAGATTCCCTGACTGAAATAATGTCCACGCTGCTCGTTGATAAGGAAGCTCGTTCTCATATGGGACAGACAGCACACGAACTGATAAGGCGGCATCGCGGCGGTGTGCAGCGGCATGTCCAGGCCATACAGGATTTGCTGATTACTGAGCTAGGTCATGCCGGGTAA
- a CDS encoding bile acid:sodium symporter, producing the protein MRQLFLPLGLILAAAFALIFPETGIFLAEHSGIKLTILIIFLVSGYQTGTAGLPLNKGLLYIFLAAAAVSLLLAPLLGLAVGSLFALPSSLFIGLLIICAVPPTLSSGIVITGVSRGNTVLALMLTISLNLTGILTLPIILQLCLKAGGPVAINQWALFSKMLLLVLLPFVLGKTLRTMLKKQRVSPHWSYVNSSCVILAVYISLAVSRQEFFRTDAGQYLAVLFSVSLIHFLLLGINNRTAKLLRLNAEDSKALLFVASQKTLPVSLAVLAGLHQDTGNAVIVCLLFHFVQLLIDSVLASRFRIMGAAEASKPQ; encoded by the coding sequence ATGCGCCAACTCTTTCTTCCTCTCGGCCTGATCCTAGCGGCAGCCTTCGCCCTTATCTTTCCAGAAACAGGTATTTTTCTTGCAGAGCACAGCGGCATAAAGCTCACCATTCTCATTATTTTTCTTGTCAGTGGCTACCAGACCGGCACTGCCGGGCTCCCTCTGAACAAAGGCCTTCTCTATATTTTCCTAGCCGCAGCAGCCGTCTCCCTACTGCTGGCCCCGCTGCTGGGCCTTGCTGTCGGCAGCCTGTTCGCCCTGCCCTCTTCCCTGTTTATCGGGCTGCTCATCATCTGCGCGGTTCCGCCCACCCTGTCCTCCGGGATTGTGATTACCGGCGTAAGTCGCGGCAACACAGTCCTGGCCCTGATGCTGACCATCAGCCTCAATCTCACCGGTATCCTGACCCTGCCGATCATCCTTCAACTCTGTCTCAAGGCAGGCGGACCGGTTGCCATTAATCAATGGGCCCTGTTCAGCAAAATGCTTCTGCTGGTTCTGCTGCCCTTTGTTCTCGGAAAAACGCTCAGAACCATGCTGAAAAAACAACGGGTCTCACCACACTGGAGTTATGTCAATTCCAGCTGCGTTATTCTTGCGGTCTACATCTCTTTGGCGGTTTCCCGGCAGGAATTTTTCCGCACCGATGCAGGGCAATACCTTGCGGTGTTATTTTCTGTCTCCCTGATTCACTTCCTTCTGCTCGGTATCAATAACCGAACGGCGAAACTGCTCAGACTCAATGCCGAAGACAGCAAGGCCCTGCTCTTTGTTGCCTCGCAAAAAACCCTGCCAGTTAGTCTGGCTGTGCTAGCTGGATTACATCAGGATACGGGCAATGCAGTGATTGTCTGTCTACTCTTTCATTTTGTCCAGCTTCTCATCGACTCGGTTCTGGCCTCCCGTTTTCGTATCATGGGAGCAGCAGAGGCATCGAAACCCCAATAA
- a CDS encoding O-antigen ligase family protein, whose product MSSLDVQRARPTHSQVGTAFFFWLTGAGVLLLFAPLIVFTPWYISTGISASLMLGIILLFKPTPGMYLLIFLVPITSFSVGFVPVSPWNYIIFYRYADKFSLLTPLVPLTVLGVLFVKLTRLRNINFRDPLLLTSIILVCYAALSLSWSANLGHSIFELHRLLINVLLYLTVVSLIDSEKKYRTAMWIWIISMLIQSILAVLLFAYKSVDELYQITPTFLFHFKIFGGMLLKTGTPNTASGLQDFHETSLLTNMAAAVSFGILTDIKNRKKFILVSLFISFFLFISMRTESRAGIGSMLVMLVLLALMIPSLKYRRFRMTVIFMFSAASIYIISHIYIATMTEVTQKPRMLVIIEEILGGGKLIDTGHKKKESGRMYMYERSFHALFSHNPLLGLGIGNLKYLVQLPHAHSLYFSLVLDFGLIGIFFLAILAKVLTQKLYNIVRMPDNPARTMALASTAGLIGASVHCLADFEYNYTSLWLFLGFVMASYNIANDQQKVPGTAAAQ is encoded by the coding sequence GTGAGTAGTCTTGATGTGCAGCGTGCTCGACCAACACATTCACAAGTCGGAACAGCGTTTTTCTTCTGGCTGACCGGAGCCGGTGTTCTGCTTCTCTTCGCACCTCTCATTGTCTTTACACCATGGTACATTTCGACAGGTATTTCTGCATCTTTGATGCTTGGAATTATTCTTCTCTTCAAGCCTACCCCGGGGATGTACCTGCTTATATTCCTTGTTCCAATTACTTCATTTTCTGTTGGATTTGTCCCTGTTTCACCTTGGAATTATATAATATTTTATAGATATGCTGACAAATTTTCCTTACTTACCCCTTTGGTTCCCCTTACTGTACTTGGAGTGCTCTTTGTCAAACTGACAAGGCTACGAAATATTAATTTTCGGGATCCGTTGCTCCTTACCTCAATTATCTTAGTGTGCTATGCAGCCCTGAGTTTGAGTTGGAGTGCCAATCTGGGTCATTCAATTTTTGAGTTACATCGCTTGTTGATTAATGTTCTCTTATACTTGACGGTGGTCTCTCTGATTGACAGTGAAAAAAAGTATCGGACAGCGATGTGGATATGGATTATTTCGATGCTCATACAGAGTATACTTGCTGTACTCCTTTTTGCTTACAAAAGCGTGGATGAATTATACCAGATAACGCCAACTTTTCTTTTTCACTTCAAAATATTCGGTGGCATGTTACTGAAAACAGGAACGCCAAATACTGCTTCCGGCCTGCAGGATTTTCATGAAACATCTCTGTTGACCAATATGGCAGCCGCTGTAAGCTTTGGCATTCTGACCGATATAAAAAATAGAAAGAAATTTATATTGGTCAGCCTATTTATTTCTTTTTTTCTTTTTATCAGTATGCGTACGGAAAGCCGTGCCGGTATTGGTTCCATGCTGGTAATGTTAGTATTACTGGCCCTCATGATACCCTCCCTCAAATATCGCCGCTTTCGTATGACAGTTATTTTTATGTTCAGTGCCGCTTCAATATATATCATTTCCCATATCTATATCGCCACCATGACCGAGGTAACTCAGAAACCCCGCATGTTGGTAATCATAGAAGAAATTCTTGGTGGAGGTAAATTGATAGACACCGGACATAAAAAAAAAGAGAGCGGCAGGATGTATATGTATGAAAGGTCATTTCATGCACTCTTTTCTCACAATCCACTTCTTGGTCTTGGCATCGGCAATCTCAAATATCTCGTCCAGCTTCCTCATGCACACAGCCTGTATTTCTCCTTGGTACTGGATTTCGGACTGATCGGGATATTTTTTTTAGCTATACTGGCCAAGGTGTTAACTCAGAAACTCTACAATATTGTCAGAATGCCCGACAATCCGGCACGAACTATGGCCTTAGCCTCTACCGCTGGCCTGATCGGAGCATCGGTCCATTGCTTGGCTGATTTTGAATATAATTATACCTCACTCTGGCTTTTTCTTGGTTTTGTCATGGCGAGCTACAATATAGCCAATGACCAACAAAAAGTCCCCGGAACTGCCGCTGCACAATAA